In candidate division KSB1 bacterium, one DNA window encodes the following:
- the ligA gene encoding NAD-dependent DNA ligase LigA, whose product MPTSQVQAEIARLREQLNYHAYRYYVLDDPEITDAEYDRLFRRLQELEAEHPELVTPDSPTQRVGAAPLETFETVTHTLPMVSLDNAFDDGEVRDFDQRLRKLLELEVIEYTVEPKLDGTAVELVYENGLLTVGSTRGDGYTGENITQNLKTIKSIPLRLRSDTLAIPERLEVRGEVFYPIAAFKKLNERRMQAGEPPFINPRNAASGSLRQLDPKITAERPLDVYAYGLGQVIGHEFATQWEALQAFKQWGFKVNPLSKVCHGVEEVLQHYRHIGGLRHSLPYEIDGVVVKVNAFALQRRAGMRTRSPRWAIAYKFEAQQASTQILDIQAQVGRTGTITPVAIMRPVQVGGVTVSRATLHNEDEIERLGVRIGDWVVVQRAGDVIPEVVKVIESKRTGGERKFKFPKKCPVCGGQVVRLEGEAAHRCENINCPAQLKEGIRHFASKLAMNIDGLGEKLIDQLVDKGLVKSCADLYFLQPQQLAALERMAEKSAQNIMAAIDRSREVTLDRFIYALGIRHVGEHMARVLAREFGSLEALMAAAAGRLQQIHEVGPQVAESVTRFFKEKRNRETIKRLLQGGVKIRAATPARQAEPAFAGKTFVFTGALEKFTRAEAERMVEERGGHAAGAVSKKTNYVVAGPGAGSKLDKARELGVPVISEEEFLKMLQ is encoded by the coding sequence ATGCCAACCTCCCAAGTCCAGGCTGAGATCGCCAGGCTGCGCGAGCAGCTCAATTATCATGCCTATCGCTACTACGTGCTCGATGATCCCGAGATCACGGATGCCGAGTATGACCGCCTGTTTCGCCGCTTGCAGGAGCTCGAGGCGGAGCATCCGGAGCTGGTGACGCCGGATTCACCCACGCAGCGTGTCGGCGCCGCGCCGCTGGAGACGTTCGAGACCGTGACCCACACCCTTCCCATGGTCTCGCTCGACAATGCGTTTGACGACGGCGAGGTGCGTGATTTCGACCAACGTCTGCGCAAACTGCTCGAGCTCGAGGTGATCGAATACACCGTCGAGCCGAAGCTGGATGGCACGGCGGTGGAGCTGGTTTATGAAAACGGCCTGCTCACGGTCGGCTCGACGCGCGGTGACGGCTACACGGGTGAAAACATCACGCAAAATCTCAAAACCATCAAATCGATTCCGCTGCGGCTGCGCTCTGACACGCTCGCCATTCCCGAGCGCTTGGAGGTGCGCGGGGAAGTCTTCTATCCGATCGCAGCTTTCAAGAAGCTCAACGAGCGGCGGATGCAGGCCGGGGAGCCGCCGTTCATCAATCCGCGCAACGCAGCCTCCGGGTCGCTGCGCCAGCTCGATCCCAAAATCACGGCCGAGCGGCCGCTCGACGTGTATGCCTATGGCCTGGGGCAGGTGATCGGCCATGAGTTTGCCACGCAGTGGGAGGCGTTGCAGGCATTCAAGCAATGGGGCTTCAAAGTCAATCCGCTCTCCAAAGTTTGTCACGGGGTGGAGGAGGTGTTGCAGCATTACCGTCACATCGGCGGGTTGCGCCACAGCCTGCCATACGAAATCGACGGTGTGGTGGTGAAGGTTAATGCTTTCGCGCTGCAGCGCCGCGCCGGTATGCGCACGCGCAGCCCGCGCTGGGCGATTGCCTACAAATTCGAAGCGCAACAGGCGAGCACGCAGATTCTGGACATTCAGGCGCAGGTGGGCCGCACCGGCACGATCACACCGGTGGCGATCATGCGGCCGGTGCAGGTGGGGGGGGTGACGGTGAGCCGGGCCACTCTGCACAACGAGGATGAAATCGAGCGTCTGGGGGTGAGGATCGGCGACTGGGTGGTGGTGCAGCGCGCCGGCGACGTGATCCCGGAGGTGGTGAAGGTGATCGAGTCGAAGCGCACCGGCGGGGAGAGGAAGTTCAAGTTTCCCAAAAAATGTCCGGTGTGCGGCGGCCAGGTGGTGCGCCTGGAGGGCGAGGCGGCGCATCGCTGCGAGAACATCAATTGTCCCGCGCAGTTGAAGGAGGGGATCCGCCATTTCGCCTCCAAGCTGGCGATGAACATCGACGGTCTCGGGGAGAAATTGATCGACCAACTGGTGGATAAAGGGCTTGTGAAAAGCTGCGCAGATTTGTACTTTCTCCAGCCACAGCAGCTCGCCGCGCTGGAGCGCATGGCGGAAAAATCGGCGCAGAACATCATGGCCGCGATCGACAGAAGCCGGGAGGTGACGCTCGACCGTTTTATTTATGCGCTGGGCATCCGTCACGTCGGCGAGCATATGGCGCGCGTGCTGGCGCGGGAGTTCGGTTCTTTGGAAGCCCTGATGGCGGCGGCTGCCGGGCGGCTGCAGCAGATTCACGAGGTGGGGCCGCAAGTGGCGGAAAGTGTGACGCGCTTTTTCAAAGAGAAGCGCAATCGCGAGACCATCAAGCGTCTGCTGCAGGGCGGGGTGAAGATTCGTGCCGCCACGCCGGCGCGCCAGGCCGAACCCGCATTTGCCGGCAAGACCTTTGTGTTCACCGGCGCCCTGGAAAAATTCACCCGCGCAGAGGCGGAGCGCATGGTGGAAGAGCGCGGCGGCCACGCTGCCGGCGCGGTGAGCAAAAAAACGAACTACGTGGTTGCCGGCCCCGGCGCCGGCTCCAAACTCGACAAGGCCCGCGAGCTGGGGGTGCCGGTCATCTCGGAGGAGGAATTTCTGAAGATGTTGCAGTGA
- a CDS encoding YtxH domain-containing protein, giving the protein MSDNRGFLKGLLAGGLIGAALALLYAPKSGRETREDLKRKSRELYDEADAYLSEMKERAARIIDEGKEQAELLRQQADAKLREARAKADQLIALGKQKLGTFSGEAESRLADAKAQAQNIIDEGKKRFGRKDKAGSEGAPGEESLS; this is encoded by the coding sequence ATGTCTGACAATCGTGGCTTTTTGAAGGGCCTGCTGGCAGGCGGCCTGATCGGTGCGGCACTGGCATTGCTTTATGCGCCCAAGAGCGGCCGGGAGACCCGAGAGGATTTAAAACGCAAATCCCGTGAGTTGTATGATGAGGCCGATGCCTATTTGAGTGAGATGAAGGAACGCGCCGCCCGGATCATCGATGAGGGCAAAGAACAGGCGGAGTTGTTGCGTCAGCAGGCGGATGCCAAATTGCGCGAAGCCCGCGCCAAGGCCGATCAATTGATCGCGCTGGGCAAGCAAAAGCTCGGCACGTTCTCCGGTGAAGCCGAAAGCCGCCTGGCGGATGCCAAGGCGCAGGCGCAAAACATCATCGATGAGGGCAAGAAGCGTTTTGGCCGCAAAGACAAAGCCGGCAGCGAAGGCGCCCCCGGCGAGGAATCTCTGAGTTGA
- a CDS encoding DUF948 domain-containing protein → MEVILTVSVAIIAVGTIGLTVAGVAVLLRVRRLVQELERLAETTRLHLPALMHDVTQISADVRSIVRNVEREMPRLHDAVSAIRETARDIHDFERLLRQRIERPLLEVSGLLGSLLGGIYKISSKLLRRSRS, encoded by the coding sequence ATGGAGGTGATCCTGACGGTGAGCGTGGCCATCATTGCGGTTGGCACGATCGGCCTGACGGTGGCAGGCGTGGCGGTTCTGCTGCGCGTGCGGCGGCTGGTGCAGGAGTTGGAAAGGCTCGCCGAAACCACGCGGCTGCACCTGCCCGCGTTGATGCACGATGTCACGCAAATCAGCGCCGATGTGCGTAGCATTGTCCGAAATGTCGAACGCGAGATGCCACGGCTGCATGACGCCGTCAGCGCGATTCGCGAGACGGCGCGCGACATTCACGATTTCGAGCGCCTGCTGCGTCAGCGTATCGAGCGGCCCTTGCTCGAAGTCTCCGGTTTGCTCGGCAGCCTGTTGGGCGGCATCTACAAAATAAGCAGCAAGCTGCTCCGGCGTTCCAGGAGTTGA
- a CDS encoding 3'(2'),5'-bisphosphate nucleotidase CysQ, with amino-acid sequence MQTSELDRRVPIVGEIAIAAGAAALQYYYDDQVAIAWKSAGNPVTAADHAANETILTRLHQHFAGEAVLSEESQDDMSRLGRDLFWVVDPLDGTKEFIARNGEFSIMIGMVLAGRPALGVVYQPATRKLYFGAPGLGAWLSTSDGMQTLRVSDRTEPAQWRMVASRSHFDPRIDRVRQRLGIHEIRRSGSVGLKCGLIAAGECEVYIHPSSKVNMWDSCAPAAILLAAGGMMTDLRGEPLSYAAVEVRHRQGLVATHGRQHEQVIAAILSENVTSD; translated from the coding sequence ATGCAAACCTCGGAGTTGGACCGCCGGGTGCCGATCGTAGGTGAGATCGCGATCGCAGCCGGCGCCGCCGCGCTGCAGTATTATTATGATGACCAGGTGGCCATCGCATGGAAGTCCGCCGGCAATCCCGTGACCGCGGCGGATCATGCCGCCAATGAGACCATCCTCACCCGGCTTCATCAGCACTTTGCCGGCGAAGCCGTGCTCTCGGAAGAGTCGCAGGATGACATGAGCCGGCTCGGCCGCGATTTGTTTTGGGTGGTGGACCCGCTCGACGGCACCAAGGAGTTTATTGCGCGCAACGGTGAGTTTTCCATCATGATCGGCATGGTGCTGGCGGGCCGGCCGGCGCTGGGAGTCGTCTATCAGCCCGCCACCCGCAAGCTCTATTTCGGCGCGCCGGGCTTGGGCGCCTGGCTCAGCACTTCGGACGGCATGCAAACGCTGCGTGTTTCCGATCGCACCGAACCCGCGCAGTGGCGCATGGTGGCGAGCCGCTCGCATTTCGATCCGCGCATCGACCGGGTGCGTCAGCGGCTGGGCATCCACGAGATTCGCCGCTCCGGCAGCGTGGGCTTGAAATGTGGTTTGATCGCCGCGGGTGAGTGTGAAGTCTACATTCATCCGAGTTCGAAGGTCAACATGTGGGACAGTTGCGCCCCGGCGGCCATTCTCCTTGCGGCCGGTGGTATGATGACCGACCTGCGCGGCGAACCGTTGAGCTACGCTGCGGTGGAGGTGCGCCATCGTCAGGGTCTGGTGGCGACGCATGGCCGGCAGCACGAGCAGGTGATTGCAGCAATTCTAAGCGAGAATGTCACCAGCGATTGA